Proteins encoded by one window of Synechococcus sp. MVIR-18-1:
- a CDS encoding pectate lyase, with the protein MNETSGHEPSRLIQTPWGDLAPRVDLFPLVYLLLLYGILYFLPFGLFDLWRKGEDGLAEWLQFSAYLGAAVCAATCFIRSLAKGAARQWIWWLLMALFCFYVAGEEISWGERLTGLGSDYLRQINSQSESNLHNLEGVQNYLHVSFMAAGVFLGWLGWRFFPAIEAFPARRFSLYFLIVATFYFYWDVSWITHGDRIRNDQEAIELLMALGLWMHCFTSLRRSLGSKQSLPR; encoded by the coding sequence ATGAACGAGACTTCAGGGCATGAACCTTCCCGTCTGATTCAAACTCCGTGGGGGGATCTTGCACCGAGGGTTGATTTGTTTCCTCTCGTTTATCTGCTCCTGTTATACGGCATTTTGTATTTTCTGCCCTTTGGTCTGTTTGATCTTTGGCGCAAAGGTGAGGATGGATTGGCAGAATGGCTGCAGTTTTCGGCGTATTTAGGGGCGGCTGTTTGTGCCGCAACTTGCTTCATTCGCTCGTTGGCTAAGGGCGCTGCCAGGCAGTGGATTTGGTGGCTTCTGATGGCCTTGTTCTGCTTCTACGTAGCCGGAGAGGAGATCAGCTGGGGAGAAAGGCTGACAGGTCTGGGTTCTGATTATCTGCGGCAGATCAATTCCCAGAGCGAATCCAATTTGCATAATCTTGAGGGTGTTCAGAATTATCTGCATGTGTCCTTCATGGCTGCAGGAGTTTTTCTGGGTTGGCTGGGATGGCGATTTTTTCCGGCGATTGAGGCTTTCCCTGCGCGTCGATTTAGTCTTTATTTTCTGATTGTTGCCACATTTTATTTCTACTGGGATGTTTCATGGATTACTCATGGCGATCGCATCCGCAATGATCAGGAGGCGATCGAGCTGCTGATGGCTTTGGGTCTCTGGATGCACTGCTTCACCTCACTGCGACGATCCCTGGGTTCGAAGCAGTCACTGCCGCGTTAG
- the psbD gene encoding photosystem II D2 protein (photosystem q(a) protein), whose product MTIAAGRMPQRGWFDVLDDWLKRDRFVFVGWSGILLLPTAYLSIGGWLTGTTFVTSWYTHGIASSYLEGCNFLTAAVSTPADAMGHSLLLLWGPEAQGDFVRWIQLGGLWAFVALHGAFALIGFMLRQFEIARLVGIRPYNAIAFSGPIAVFVSVFLMYPLGQSSWFFAPSFGVAAIFRFLLFLQGFHNWTLNPFHMMGVAGILGGALLCAIHGATVENTLFEDGEQSNTFKAFEPTQEEETYSMVTANRFWSQIFGIAFSNKRWLHFFMLFVPVMGLWTSSIGIIGLALNLRAYDFVSQEIRAAEDPEFETFYTKNILLNEGLRAWMAPADQPHENFVFPEEVLPRGNAL is encoded by the coding sequence ATGACGATCGCTGCAGGTCGCATGCCGCAGCGGGGATGGTTCGACGTCCTCGATGATTGGCTCAAACGCGACCGATTTGTTTTTGTCGGCTGGTCCGGCATTCTTCTTCTTCCCACGGCCTACCTCTCGATTGGTGGCTGGTTAACGGGAACCACATTTGTAACTTCCTGGTACACCCACGGCATTGCGTCGTCGTACCTCGAAGGTTGCAACTTCTTGACCGCTGCTGTGTCCACCCCCGCTGATGCGATGGGTCACAGCTTGCTGTTGCTCTGGGGCCCAGAAGCCCAGGGTGATTTTGTCCGCTGGATACAACTTGGAGGCCTTTGGGCTTTCGTTGCTCTCCACGGCGCTTTTGCACTGATCGGCTTCATGCTCCGTCAGTTTGAAATTGCTCGTCTCGTCGGCATTCGTCCTTACAACGCCATCGCCTTCTCAGGTCCGATTGCGGTGTTCGTCAGTGTCTTCCTGATGTACCCCTTGGGACAGAGCAGCTGGTTCTTTGCACCCTCCTTTGGTGTGGCTGCAATTTTCCGCTTCCTGTTGTTCCTCCAGGGCTTCCATAACTGGACTCTGAATCCCTTCCACATGATGGGAGTGGCCGGCATTCTTGGCGGCGCACTGCTTTGCGCCATTCACGGCGCAACCGTGGAAAACACCCTTTTTGAGGATGGTGAACAGTCGAACACCTTTAAGGCGTTCGAACCCACCCAAGAAGAAGAGACCTATTCAATGGTCACCGCCAACCGTTTCTGGAGCCAAATCTTCGGAATTGCGTTCTCCAACAAGCGTTGGCTGCACTTCTTCATGCTGTTTGTGCCAGTGATGGGCTTGTGGACCAGTTCCATCGGCATCATCGGCCTTGCACTCAACTTGCGTGCCTATGACTTCGTGTCACAGGAAATCCGCGCTGCTGAGGATCCTGAATTTGAAACCTTCTACACGAAGAACATTCTTCTGAATGAAGGTCTGCGTGCCTGGATGGCACCGGCTGACCAGCCGCACGAAAACTTCGTCTTCCCTGAAGAGGTTCTGCCCCGTGGAAACGCCCTTTGA
- a CDS encoding ABC transporter ATP-binding protein, translating into MGTDTNERILQFEKVSFCWPCGTRALDRCSFSVPGPGLWMLVGSNGSGKSTLFRMIGGLLQPQSGRVDCNVQTALVFQNPDHQLLLPSCGSDLLLNLPPTLAPSLKRKRIAHLLEQVGLAGMAGRQIHTLSGGQKQRLAIAGALASDAKLMLLDEPTALLDPSSQSSVLATVQQLCHRSLNPLTALWITHRLDELDHADGAALMKKGAIGPWEKGLALRRKLKALA; encoded by the coding sequence GTGGGCACGGACACCAACGAACGGATACTTCAATTTGAGAAGGTCAGTTTTTGCTGGCCCTGCGGGACCCGCGCTCTGGACCGCTGCAGCTTCAGCGTTCCAGGGCCAGGCCTATGGATGCTGGTAGGTAGCAATGGCAGTGGGAAAAGCACCCTATTTCGAATGATCGGCGGGTTGCTCCAACCTCAATCAGGACGAGTGGATTGCAATGTCCAAACGGCCTTGGTGTTTCAAAATCCCGATCATCAATTGCTGCTTCCAAGTTGCGGCAGCGACCTTCTGCTCAACCTTCCCCCCACACTTGCTCCTTCCCTGAAACGCAAGCGAATCGCCCACCTGCTGGAGCAGGTGGGCCTCGCCGGCATGGCTGGGAGGCAAATTCACACCTTGAGTGGGGGCCAAAAGCAGCGTTTAGCTATTGCTGGTGCTCTAGCCAGTGACGCAAAACTGATGCTGCTTGATGAACCGACAGCACTGTTGGACCCATCAAGCCAAAGCTCAGTCTTGGCAACGGTTCAACAGCTTTGTCACCGCTCGCTCAATCCACTCACAGCTCTTTGGATCACCCATCGACTAGATGAACTGGACCATGCTGACGGCGCAGCACTCATGAAAAAGGGCGCGATTGGTCCTTGGGAGAAAGGTCTCGCTTTGCGCCGCAAACTCAAGGCACTTGCCTAA
- a CDS encoding response regulator transcription factor, which produces MKPSILLIEDDRDMSELVGGHLEHSGFDVQRADDGIKGQALALQYTPDLILLDLMLPNVDGLTLCQRLRRDERTASIPILMLTALGGTKDKVSGFNSGADDYLTKPFDLEELQARVKALLRRSDRAPIGTSGNHHEILSYGPLTLVPERFEAIWFDHPVRLTHLEFELLHCLLQRHGQTVAPSLILKEVWGYEPDDDIETIRVHVRHLRTKLEPDPRKPRFIKTVYGAGYCLELPTGSQLDGLQDVLAQARQDREQKTEAANRATA; this is translated from the coding sequence ATGAAGCCTTCCATCCTGCTGATCGAAGACGACCGGGATATGAGCGAATTAGTAGGTGGGCACCTCGAGCACAGTGGTTTTGATGTTCAACGAGCCGACGACGGCATTAAGGGACAAGCGCTCGCACTGCAATACACCCCAGATTTAATTCTTCTGGATTTAATGCTCCCCAATGTGGATGGACTCACCCTTTGCCAACGACTGCGCCGAGATGAAAGGACAGCCTCCATTCCGATCCTGATGCTGACAGCTCTGGGCGGTACGAAAGACAAAGTGAGCGGATTCAACTCAGGCGCTGATGATTACCTCACAAAACCATTTGATCTCGAGGAGCTCCAAGCGCGAGTGAAAGCGCTACTGAGGCGTAGTGATAGAGCGCCTATTGGAACATCGGGTAACCATCACGAAATCCTTAGTTATGGACCTCTGACCTTGGTGCCCGAGCGCTTTGAAGCGATCTGGTTCGATCATCCGGTACGACTCACCCACTTGGAATTCGAGCTTCTGCATTGTTTGCTCCAGCGCCACGGCCAAACGGTTGCTCCCTCTCTCATCCTCAAAGAAGTGTGGGGTTATGAACCAGACGACGACATTGAAACGATTCGCGTTCACGTTCGTCACCTACGTACGAAATTAGAACCAGATCCACGCAAACCCCGTTTCATCAAAACGGTTTATGGAGCCGGCTATTGCCTTGAGCTGCCCACTGGATCTCAACTCGATGGACTTCAGGATGTCCTCGCTCAAGCGCGCCAAGATCGAGAGCAAAAAACTGAGGCAGCGAATCGGGCTACGGCCTGA
- a CDS encoding DNA polymerase III subunit delta', translating to MSDVLLEEQDLFADLVGQPLAVTLLKAALMQGRLAPAYVFAGPEGVGRRLAVLRFLEGVISEGQCNQRQRRRLAERNHPDLLWVEPSYSHQGRLISRSEAEEAGVSRRTPPLVRLDQIRDISRFLSRQPLESSRGLVVLEEPEAMAEAAANALLKTLEEPGHGVLILLSAAPERLLSTIRSRCQLIRLIQLSAEDMQSVLQRLPADVDQEAVRQGLMQPELVAMAGGSPGALLGHVRQWLRVSPELIGRLHSLPTQPIEALALARDLTEALDGEQQLWLINWLQQHLWRLQQSERVLRKLERLRVQLLSFVQPRLAWEVTFLDLMEL from the coding sequence ATGAGCGACGTGTTGCTCGAAGAGCAAGATCTGTTTGCTGATCTGGTGGGCCAGCCTCTGGCTGTGACCCTTTTAAAGGCAGCCCTGATGCAAGGGCGCCTCGCTCCTGCCTATGTTTTCGCTGGCCCAGAAGGTGTTGGCCGTCGCCTGGCTGTTCTGCGCTTCCTCGAAGGCGTGATCAGTGAGGGCCAGTGCAATCAACGCCAGCGGCGGCGCTTGGCAGAACGCAACCACCCTGATCTCCTCTGGGTCGAACCCAGCTACAGCCACCAGGGGCGTTTGATCTCCCGCTCTGAAGCTGAGGAGGCGGGCGTCAGTCGGCGAACCCCTCCCCTCGTGAGGTTGGATCAGATTCGAGACATCAGCCGTTTCTTGTCACGGCAACCGCTGGAGTCGTCGCGTGGCCTTGTGGTGCTTGAGGAGCCGGAAGCGATGGCGGAAGCCGCTGCCAATGCTTTGCTCAAAACTCTTGAGGAACCAGGCCATGGAGTGTTGATCCTGCTCTCAGCGGCTCCCGAACGGCTGCTCTCCACCATTCGTTCGCGCTGTCAGCTGATTCGCTTGATCCAGCTCAGTGCTGAAGATATGCAGTCCGTTCTCCAACGTTTGCCCGCTGATGTCGATCAAGAGGCTGTCAGGCAAGGGCTCATGCAGCCTGAGTTGGTTGCAATGGCTGGGGGTTCTCCAGGTGCGCTATTGGGCCATGTCAGGCAGTGGTTACGTGTTTCACCCGAACTGATCGGACGTTTGCATTCCTTGCCAACCCAACCGATCGAAGCCCTTGCGCTCGCCCGTGATCTCACTGAGGCTCTCGATGGTGAGCAACAGCTGTGGCTCATCAATTGGCTGCAGCAGCACCTTTGGAGGCTGCAACAAAGTGAGCGAGTTCTCCGAAAACTCGAGAGGCTACGCGTTCAATTGCTTTCGTTTGTGCAGCCCAGATTGGCTTGGGAAGTCACATTTCTGGATTTGATGGAACTTTGA
- the tmk gene encoding dTMP kinase, with protein MARSKGRLLVLEGIDGCGKTSQLQQLSSWLPTSGLMPAGSQLIVTREPGGTALGKSLRELLLHPPQDADPGPTAELLMYAADRAQHVDRVIQPALERGDWVLSDRFTGSTMAYQGYGRGLDRELITDLERIATRGLSPDVTVWLDIPLALSVQRRGSREEDRIEAEGFAFLERVSNGFSNLAKAHGWVSVMADRPLLEVAEAIQTALLTRAASWQR; from the coding sequence ATGGCCAGGAGCAAGGGACGACTGCTGGTGCTGGAGGGCATTGATGGTTGTGGAAAAACCAGCCAGCTTCAGCAGCTGTCCAGTTGGCTCCCGACGAGCGGACTGATGCCCGCGGGGTCTCAGCTGATTGTGACTCGAGAACCGGGAGGAACGGCCTTGGGAAAAAGCCTGCGTGAGCTTCTGCTCCACCCCCCTCAAGATGCTGACCCGGGTCCAACAGCAGAGTTGTTGATGTATGCAGCGGATCGTGCCCAACACGTAGACCGAGTCATTCAGCCTGCCTTGGAGAGGGGTGATTGGGTGCTCAGTGATCGCTTCACGGGATCGACGATGGCTTATCAGGGATACGGACGAGGTCTCGATCGGGAGCTCATCACTGATCTCGAGCGCATTGCCACGAGAGGGCTCAGCCCCGATGTGACGGTTTGGCTTGATATCCCTTTGGCATTGAGTGTTCAGCGACGCGGTAGTCGCGAGGAAGACCGCATCGAAGCGGAAGGTTTTGCTTTCTTAGAGCGTGTTTCCAATGGTTTTTCTAACTTGGCTAAGGCGCATGGCTGGGTGTCGGTTATGGCTGACCGTCCGCTTTTGGAGGTTGCTGAGGCGATTCAAACCGCGTTGCTTACCCGAGCGGCGTCTTGGCAGCGATGA
- a CDS encoding cation-translocating P-type ATPase encodes MRSAVVTNSANATKSSPTMLLDVDGMKCGGCVRSVERTLLDQPGVCEASVNLVTRSAWLRFEEDAVADLAGVVEALTARGFSAHPRETDAFGSSVEADRSWGWWQQWRQLIVALVLLVLSVVGHLAEAGTVQVPPLGSLPFHAGLATVALVGPGRPILIAGWRSARMGVPTMDTLVSLGVGSAYLASLVALVWPQVGWPCFFNEPVMLLGFVLLGRFLEERARRRTGRALQDLAALQPDGARLLMDDGTIREVSVSALRPGECVQLLAGDRVPVDGIVREGHSAVDLSSLTGEPLPLDASPGAELSSGSLNLEATLIVEVQRIGRETALARIIDLVEQAQARKAPIQGLADRVAGQFCYAVVSFAILTFLFWWQVGCRLWPHVLDVPVALMDHGHAHGLHGSLGAGAETSLGLALQLSIAVLVVACPCALGLATPTVITVSSGLAAKQGWLFRGGDVIELAASVQRMVFDKTGTLTLGRPLVDSVLASEDPPQALQLAASLEQTSRHPLAHALLQEAQRLQLPLLGVESSRTTPGAGMEGRLQGVDGLVRVGSPEWLRDQGVFWTEQQQQALDSVVQRGQSLVAVALAETPLGLVTVDDRLRPDASLAIQRLRDQGQSVAMLSGDRRQTVERVGRELGFADADLAWQLLPHQKLERLELLREQGSVAMVGDGINDAPALAAADLGIAVGTGTQIAQDTADLVLLGDRLEAVPEALCLARRTMSKIRQNLIWAFGYNLIALPIAAGVLLPGFGLLLSPPLAALLMAFSSVSVVLNALSLRLR; translated from the coding sequence ATGCGTTCTGCAGTTGTGACAAATTCCGCTAACGCCACAAAGTCGTCCCCCACGATGCTTTTAGACGTGGATGGCATGAAGTGCGGTGGTTGCGTGCGTTCGGTCGAGCGCACGCTTCTGGATCAACCCGGGGTGTGCGAAGCCAGCGTGAATCTGGTCACTCGCAGTGCTTGGCTTCGCTTTGAAGAAGATGCCGTTGCTGATCTTGCTGGCGTCGTTGAGGCTTTAACGGCGCGAGGTTTTAGTGCCCATCCTCGAGAGACTGATGCATTTGGTTCATCGGTTGAGGCAGATCGCAGCTGGGGTTGGTGGCAGCAGTGGCGTCAGCTAATCGTCGCGCTGGTCCTGCTCGTGTTGTCCGTGGTGGGTCACCTGGCTGAAGCCGGAACTGTCCAGGTTCCACCACTTGGTTCGCTTCCTTTTCATGCCGGTTTGGCCACTGTTGCTTTGGTGGGACCGGGCCGACCCATCCTGATCGCAGGTTGGCGATCCGCTCGCATGGGGGTGCCAACGATGGACACCTTGGTGAGCCTTGGTGTTGGAAGTGCCTACCTGGCCAGCTTGGTCGCTTTGGTTTGGCCTCAGGTGGGTTGGCCCTGCTTCTTTAACGAGCCGGTGATGCTCTTGGGTTTTGTGTTGCTGGGACGCTTTCTTGAAGAGCGGGCGCGCCGTCGCACGGGCCGAGCACTGCAGGACCTAGCGGCTCTCCAGCCAGATGGTGCTCGACTGTTGATGGACGATGGCACGATCCGTGAAGTATCGGTTTCGGCGCTGCGCCCAGGAGAGTGTGTGCAGCTCCTGGCTGGCGACCGCGTCCCGGTGGACGGAATCGTGCGTGAAGGGCATTCGGCTGTGGATCTTTCCAGCCTCACTGGGGAACCCTTGCCTTTGGATGCCTCTCCAGGCGCTGAGCTCAGTTCAGGCAGCCTCAATCTTGAGGCCACCTTGATCGTTGAGGTGCAGCGGATTGGTCGTGAAACCGCTCTTGCTCGGATCATTGATTTGGTGGAGCAGGCCCAAGCAAGGAAGGCACCGATTCAGGGTCTTGCCGATCGCGTGGCAGGCCAGTTTTGTTATGCGGTGGTGAGTTTTGCCATTCTCACGTTCCTGTTTTGGTGGCAGGTCGGTTGTCGACTTTGGCCTCATGTCCTTGATGTGCCTGTCGCGTTGATGGATCACGGCCATGCGCATGGTCTGCATGGCTCTCTTGGTGCGGGAGCTGAGACGTCGCTTGGTCTCGCTCTCCAACTCTCCATTGCGGTGCTTGTTGTGGCTTGCCCTTGTGCTTTGGGATTGGCCACTCCCACCGTGATCACCGTGTCCTCAGGTTTGGCAGCGAAGCAGGGCTGGTTGTTTCGAGGTGGAGATGTGATCGAGTTAGCAGCCTCTGTCCAGCGCATGGTGTTCGATAAAACAGGCACGCTCACGCTCGGGCGGCCCCTGGTTGATTCGGTGTTGGCCAGCGAGGATCCCCCTCAAGCGCTTCAGCTGGCGGCAAGCCTTGAACAGACGAGCCGGCATCCACTCGCCCATGCGTTGCTGCAGGAGGCACAAAGGCTTCAGTTGCCTCTTTTAGGGGTTGAATCCAGCCGCACCACTCCTGGTGCAGGGATGGAAGGTCGGTTGCAAGGCGTGGATGGCCTGGTGCGTGTTGGCTCACCGGAATGGCTGCGTGATCAAGGTGTGTTCTGGACGGAGCAACAGCAACAAGCGCTTGATTCGGTTGTGCAGCGTGGGCAGTCGTTAGTGGCTGTTGCTTTGGCTGAGACTCCGCTTGGCCTCGTGACTGTTGACGATCGACTTCGCCCGGATGCATCGCTCGCCATCCAGCGCTTACGAGACCAGGGTCAGTCGGTTGCCATGTTGAGTGGCGATCGTCGCCAGACCGTTGAACGGGTGGGGCGTGAGCTTGGTTTCGCCGACGCCGATTTGGCATGGCAACTGTTGCCGCATCAAAAACTTGAACGCCTTGAGCTTTTGCGAGAGCAGGGTTCTGTAGCGATGGTGGGTGACGGAATCAACGATGCCCCCGCTTTGGCGGCAGCAGACCTCGGCATTGCAGTCGGCACAGGAACTCAGATCGCTCAGGACACGGCCGATCTGGTGCTGCTCGGAGATCGGCTTGAGGCTGTGCCTGAGGCGCTTTGCTTGGCCAGGCGAACGATGTCCAAGATTCGTCAGAATTTGATTTGGGCTTTTGGTTACAACCTCATTGCCTTGCCGATTGCGGCTGGTGTGCTTTTGCCCGGATTTGGTCTTTTGTTGTCACCTCCCCTGGCAGCACTGCTTATGGCGTTTAGCTCGGTGTCTGTTGTGCTGAATGCCCTCAGCTTGCGGCTTCGTTAA